In Deferribacterota bacterium, the DNA window TATCTCAGCAGAATGCACGTTTCTTTGAACCTCTAAAATAACACTTACGTCCAAAACATAATCAAAATACTTATCAATACGCTTTAACTTTTTTTCAATGTAATTTTTGATAGCATCTGTTAACTCTAAATTCTTAGCAGTTATTTTTACATTCATTGCTCGACCTCTCTTTTCTCCTATATTTTTTTGAAGGTATATTTAATTCTTCCCTATATTTTGCAACAGTTCTTCTTGCAATCTTTAAACCGTACTCTGTTAGCATGCTAGATATCGTACTATCAGAATAAGGATCATTGCTTGGTTCACTCTTAACTATATTCTTTATCAATTCTTTTACGCGATCAACACTAAAACTTCCATCACTTGTTTTAAAACCTTTTTTAAAAAACATTTTCAATTCAATAACACCGTACATAGTGCTTGCATACTTTCCAGATACAACCCTACTAACAGTTGATTCATGTAATCCAGAAATCTTTGCAATATCCTTTAGCTTCATCGGCTTTAAATACTCAAAGCCTTTAATAAAAAAATCTTTTTGATAATCTACAATTGCTTTTGTAACTTTTACAAGCGCATCATCTCTTTGATACAAGCTCTTTATAAACCACTCTGCATTTTTTATCTTTTCTGCAATATATTCTTTTGTCTTTTCATCAATATTATCTTGTTTAACAAGTTTTTTATAATAATTATTGATCCTAATAGGTGGTATATCTTTATTATTAATAGCTACGTGTAATTTATTATTAATCTTATATATGAAAACATCGGGGTATATATATTTTATTTGTTCCCCAAAAGATAGGCCAGGCTTTGGATCGGCTTTATTTATAATATTTTTCAAATAATTATAATAACTATCTGTTAGATTTAACTTTTCTATAATATCGCTTTCCCTCAAATAAGGGTTACTCTCATATAAATCAATAATCTTTTCTATGTCCTTCAATATTTTTTGGCTTATATTAAGTTCGCCTAATTGATTCAATATACATTCTTTTAGATTTCTACTTGCAATACCTGGAGGGTCAAAATCCTGAACAATTCTTAATATCCTAACAACCTCATCTTCGCTAACTTTAAAATATTGGGCAACCGATGATATGTCTAATTTAAAAAAACCATTATCATCTAAATTGCCTATAATATATTCTGCAATTTCTTTGCAGCTACCCTTTAAACCACTTATATTTAATTGAAATAATAAGTGTTCTTCAAGGGATTGTTTGCTAGATACAAAATTTTCATAATTATATTCATTCTCACCATCATTCTTACTATAAGATGTTTTTACACCTTTGTAATTAAAATCACCTAAGTTGCTATAATAAATCTCATTTTTGTTTTTTTTATAATCTATATTTTTTATATCATAGGATTCCTCTAAAAGAGGGTTAGATTGTAGGGTGCTATTAATCTCTAATAAAATATCCGATATATTCATTTGCAACACACTGAGGGAAAGCCTCATCTGTGGGGTTATTATCAATTTTTGCTGTGGTTTAATATTTAAGTTTAGCCCTAGCTTGTTTCTCATTATAAACGAAAACCTTTCCCTAAATAATAGTCAATAACCTTTTCATGGTTGATCAATGAAGCAGGATCACCTTCAGCCAGAATTGCACCATTATATATTATATAAGCTCTATCAGTAATTGAGAGGGTTTCTTTCACATTGTGATCTGTAATCAAAACGCCTAT includes these proteins:
- the raiA gene encoding ribosome-associated translation inhibitor RaiA, coding for MNVKITAKNLELTDAIKNYIEKKLKRIDKYFDYVLDVSVILEVQRNVHSAEI
- the rpoN gene encoding RNA polymerase factor sigma-54, whose translation is MRNKLGLNLNIKPQQKLIITPQMRLSLSVLQMNISDILLEINSTLQSNPLLEESYDIKNIDYKKNKNEIYYSNLGDFNYKGVKTSYSKNDGENEYNYENFVSSKQSLEEHLLFQLNISGLKGSCKEIAEYIIGNLDDNGFFKLDISSVAQYFKVSEDEVVRILRIVQDFDPPGIASRNLKECILNQLGELNISQKILKDIEKIIDLYESNPYLRESDIIEKLNLTDSYYNYLKNIINKADPKPGLSFGEQIKYIYPDVFIYKINNKLHVAINNKDIPPIRINNYYKKLVKQDNIDEKTKEYIAEKIKNAEWFIKSLYQRDDALVKVTKAIVDYQKDFFIKGFEYLKPMKLKDIAKISGLHESTVSRVVSGKYASTMYGVIELKMFFKKGFKTSDGSFSVDRVKELIKNIVKSEPSNDPYSDSTISSMLTEYGLKIARRTVAKYREELNIPSKKYRRKERSSNECKNNC